A single window of Caldimicrobium thiodismutans DNA harbors:
- a CDS encoding deoxycytidylate deaminase, which yields MGRPSWDEYFMVIAKLVAVRSGCNSRPTGAVVVKDKRILATGYNGPMPGAWHCTDRGPNYCFRREKGVPDIDKYNYCRASHAEANAIAQAARFGISLEGASLYCTLAPCYVCLKLIASAGIKEVYYEYDYESRDFERDNFWREAINEAGLRVFKEVKVSEETYKAVLEILEFPTSKRRLPATE from the coding sequence ATGGGTAGACCGAGCTGGGATGAATACTTCATGGTCATTGCCAAACTTGTTGCAGTTCGTTCTGGTTGTAATTCCAGACCAACAGGGGCAGTTGTAGTGAAAGACAAAAGAATTCTTGCTACAGGTTACAATGGTCCAATGCCAGGAGCCTGGCATTGCACAGATAGAGGCCCAAATTATTGTTTCAGAAGAGAAAAAGGGGTTCCTGATATAGATAAATATAACTATTGCAGGGCAAGTCATGCAGAGGCTAATGCTATTGCCCAAGCTGCAAGATTTGGCATCTCCCTTGAAGGAGCAAGTCTTTACTGCACTTTAGCCCCCTGCTATGTATGTCTGAAACTTATTGCTTCTGCCGGCATAAAAGAGGTCTATTATGAATATGATTATGAAAGTAGAGACTTTGAACGGGATAATTTTTGGCGTGAAGCCATAAATGAGGCTGGTCTAAGAGTTTTTAAAGAAGTCAAGGTCTCAGAGGAAACTTATAAGGCCGTCTTAGAAATCCTTGAATTCCCTACCTCCAAACGCAGACTTCCTGCAACTGAATAA
- a CDS encoding replication-associated recombination protein A: MASLSERLRPRSLKEFVGQRHLFEKGGTLYYLLKREKPFSLIFWGPPGTGKTTLSYLLGKYFQAHFVAVSAVDTTLKDLKDLIKQAENLKKLGKNTILFIDEIHRFNKAQQAFLLPYVEKELIFLFGATTENPSFEIIAPLLSRVRVLQLYPLEEDEILQLLKRALIDETNGYGTYNYIVKDEVLKTIAQASQGDGRFALNTLEILVEGAIQEGLKEITLEALTQNLLTKPLLYDKSGEEHYNLISAFHKSMRGSDPDATIYWMVRMLEAGEDPLYIARRILICAAEDVGLADPLALVVALSAFKAYEILGSPEGEIALAEAALYVALAPKSNSSYLALKKAKDLIKKTGAQPVPLHLRNPVTALMEKMGYGKDYQYPHDFEHAFVLQEYLPEALKKIIFYQPKEIGVESTFKERLKKLWGKYKGYV; the protein is encoded by the coding sequence ATGGCAAGTTTATCTGAGAGATTAAGGCCCAGGAGTCTTAAAGAGTTCGTTGGGCAGAGACATCTTTTTGAAAAAGGAGGAACTCTATACTATCTTCTTAAAAGGGAAAAGCCCTTTTCTTTAATCTTCTGGGGACCACCGGGGACTGGCAAAACTACCCTTAGCTATCTATTAGGGAAATACTTTCAAGCCCACTTTGTGGCAGTAAGTGCTGTAGATACTACCCTTAAAGATTTAAAAGATCTTATTAAACAGGCAGAAAACTTAAAAAAACTTGGTAAAAACACTATCCTTTTTATTGATGAAATCCATAGGTTTAACAAGGCCCAACAGGCTTTTTTACTTCCCTATGTGGAAAAGGAGCTAATCTTTCTCTTCGGAGCAACTACAGAAAATCCCTCCTTTGAAATAATAGCTCCCCTCCTTTCCAGAGTGCGAGTTTTACAATTATATCCTCTTGAAGAGGATGAAATTTTACAACTCCTCAAGAGGGCATTAATTGACGAAACAAATGGATACGGAACTTATAATTATATTGTTAAAGATGAGGTTTTAAAAACCATAGCTCAGGCCTCTCAAGGGGATGGTCGCTTTGCCTTGAATACCCTTGAAATACTCGTTGAAGGAGCCATACAGGAGGGTCTAAAAGAAATCACCCTTGAAGCTTTGACACAAAACCTCTTAACTAAGCCGCTCCTCTATGATAAGAGTGGAGAGGAGCACTATAATCTTATATCAGCCTTTCACAAAAGCATGCGGGGAAGTGACCCTGATGCAACCATCTATTGGATGGTTAGGATGCTTGAGGCAGGAGAAGATCCCCTTTATATCGCAAGGAGAATATTAATTTGTGCAGCAGAAGATGTGGGTTTAGCGGATCCTTTAGCCTTAGTAGTAGCCCTTTCTGCCTTTAAGGCCTATGAGATACTTGGATCTCCAGAAGGTGAGATTGCCTTAGCTGAAGCAGCTCTATATGTGGCTTTGGCTCCAAAAAGTAATTCCTCTTATCTGGCTTTAAAAAAAGCTAAGGATTTGATTAAAAAAACAGGAGCCCAGCCTGTTCCTCTTCATCTCAGAAACCCCGTCACAGCCCTAATGGAAAAAATGGGTTATGGAAAGGATTACCAATACCCCCATGATTTTGAGCATGCCTTTGTATTGCAAGAATACCTGCCTGAAGCCCTTAAAAAGATCATATTCTATCAACCTAAGGAGATCGGTGTAGAATCTACTTTTAAGGAAAGATTAAAGAAACTCTGGGGCAAATACAAAGGCTATGTTTAA
- the dnaA gene encoding chromosomal replication initiator protein DnaA: MKSLKKKGWSYFKERLKEELPQSIYKVWFSELNGFIKDASLFIEVPNEFAKSWLKENYEDLLQRLIKEANLQGFEFVVTEKPKAEQMVIPYNPVEVIGRRISPRYTLEDFVVGRCNELAYKVCSQLVENKPKGYFIYLYGNYGLGKTHLTQAVGNGLLKQGFNRVHYFTAQDFLSCLLKYLRAGQIEAFKEKIRESCDLLLLDGIHFLSGKEYTQNELSFLLDYLLDERKTVILTSIGSPQELRDMDSSLKSRLNAGLMIRLNQPDFETRKKIIRFKARKEGYKFPSEVVDYLARNLRGDIRQIESAVIGLIARASFLKEQVCLQLAKELLTEISSEREGSQEMDLIIEGVVKFYGITKEDLFSPSRKKNLSLARQTVIYLLRHLAKKSLKDIAQMLKKEHSTVIYHLKSIEKRLNQNQAFKLQLQFLIKDLAPEIELAQAECTEENEYLEAGFEA; the protein is encoded by the coding sequence ATGAAATCCTTAAAGAAAAAGGGGTGGAGTTATTTTAAAGAACGGCTTAAAGAGGAGCTACCCCAAAGCATCTATAAAGTATGGTTCTCAGAGTTAAATGGTTTTATTAAAGATGCAAGCCTTTTCATTGAAGTTCCCAATGAATTTGCTAAGTCCTGGCTTAAAGAGAACTACGAAGACCTTTTACAAAGATTAATAAAGGAAGCCAACCTTCAGGGATTTGAATTTGTAGTCACCGAAAAACCCAAGGCAGAACAGATGGTTATTCCCTATAATCCTGTTGAGGTCATTGGTAGAAGGATATCCCCTCGTTATACCTTAGAGGATTTTGTGGTAGGTAGATGTAATGAACTTGCTTATAAAGTATGTTCCCAGTTAGTTGAGAATAAACCCAAGGGCTATTTTATTTACCTTTATGGCAATTATGGTCTTGGAAAAACCCATTTGACTCAGGCAGTGGGTAATGGGCTTCTTAAACAGGGTTTCAATAGGGTTCATTATTTTACTGCTCAAGATTTTTTGAGCTGTTTATTAAAATATCTCCGAGCAGGACAAATTGAGGCCTTTAAAGAAAAGATAAGAGAAAGCTGTGATTTACTTTTACTGGATGGCATTCATTTTCTTTCGGGTAAGGAATATACTCAAAATGAACTTTCCTTTTTGTTAGATTATCTTTTAGATGAAAGAAAAACGGTTATTTTAACTTCTATTGGATCTCCACAGGAGTTGCGAGATATGGATAGTTCTTTAAAATCCCGTCTTAATGCTGGTTTAATGATAAGGCTTAATCAACCAGATTTTGAGACCCGAAAAAAAATTATACGCTTTAAGGCCAGAAAAGAAGGTTATAAGTTTCCTTCAGAGGTAGTTGATTATCTTGCCCGGAACCTGAGAGGCGATATCCGACAGATTGAAAGTGCAGTAATTGGGCTTATTGCCAGAGCAAGTTTTCTAAAGGAACAGGTTTGTCTTCAGCTGGCAAAGGAGTTATTAACTGAGATTTCTTCAGAAAGAGAAGGCTCTCAAGAGATGGATCTTATCATAGAGGGAGTAGTAAAATTTTATGGAATTACCAAGGAAGACCTCTTTTCCCCTTCCCGTAAAAAAAATCTAAGTCTTGCCAGGCAGACGGTTATCTATCTCCTCCGTCATCTGGCTAAAAAAAGTTTAAAAGATATTGCCCAAATGCTGAAAAAAGAGCATTCAACGGTGATTTATCACCTTAAAAGCATTGAGAAAAGACTAAATCAAAATCAGGCCTTTAAACTGCAGTTACAGTTTTTGATTAAGGATCTTGCCCCTGAAATTGAGTTAGCACAAGCAGAATGCACAGAGGAAAATGAGTATTTAGAGGCAGGCTTTGAAGCTTAG
- a CDS encoding 2-oxoacid:acceptor oxidoreductase family protein yields the protein MIEIRLHGRGGQGGVTSAELIAIAAINQGKYAQAFPSFGPERRGAPVQAFARISDSRIRTREKIYHPDVVLVLDASLPKIVNVTAGLKDGGIAILNSSHSEGEVRKMLGGYKGRLAIVDANKIALEEIGVPITNTTMLGAFIAATGLVDPAYMEAALKERFGKLAEKNIKAFQRAIKETKIYG from the coding sequence ATGATAGAGATAAGGCTTCATGGAAGAGGAGGTCAAGGAGGAGTTACCTCAGCAGAGCTAATTGCCATAGCTGCTATTAATCAAGGGAAATATGCGCAGGCCTTTCCAAGCTTTGGACCTGAAAGAAGAGGAGCTCCAGTGCAAGCCTTTGCGAGAATCAGTGACTCCAGAATTAGAACCCGGGAAAAGATTTATCATCCTGATGTAGTTCTTGTTCTTGATGCAAGCCTACCCAAGATAGTTAATGTTACTGCAGGACTTAAGGATGGTGGGATTGCCATCCTCAATAGCTCCCATTCTGAAGGGGAAGTCAGAAAAATGCTTGGAGGTTATAAAGGAAGGCTGGCAATTGTTGATGCTAATAAGATTGCTCTTGAAGAAATTGGAGTTCCTATCACCAATACCACTATGCTTGGTGCCTTTATTGCTGCAACAGGTCTGGTTGATCCAGCTTATATGGAAGCAGCTTTAAAGGAAAGATTTGGGAAATTAGCGGAAAAGAATATAAAGGCCTTTCAAAGGGCAATAAAAGAAACTAAAATTTACGGGTAA
- the glyA gene encoding serine hydroxymethyltransferase, with protein sequence MGLLQKVDPEIFELIQRETDRQEYQLEMIASENLASPAVMEAEGSPLMNKYAEGYPAARYYGGCEFVDNVEGLAIERLKLLFGADYANVQPHSGTQANMAVFFAILNPGDTILSMNLSHGGHLSHGAPINFSGKLYKIVHYGVSKETETLDYDEILKIALIEKPKLIIAGASAYPRTIDFEAFYHIAQAVRAYLMVDMAHIAGLVAAGIHPSPVPFADFVTSTTHKTLRGPRGGFILCKERYGKLIDKIVFPGIQGGPHMNIIAAKAVCFKEALEDEFKSYQQQVVKNAQTLARVFQQRGFRVVSGGTDNHLVLVDVSSKGLTGAEAEKLLEEAGITVNKNAIPFDPLPPKITSGIRIGTPAITTRGLKEKEVEEVAEWMCEILKNPEKETLRREIRSKIKDLCIRFPFYRR encoded by the coding sequence ATGGGCCTTTTACAAAAAGTTGATCCTGAAATCTTTGAGTTAATTCAGAGGGAGACAGACCGTCAGGAGTATCAACTTGAGATGATTGCCTCTGAAAACTTGGCTTCCCCAGCGGTAATGGAGGCAGAGGGCTCTCCCCTTATGAACAAATATGCAGAAGGTTATCCCGCAGCCAGATATTATGGTGGGTGTGAATTCGTTGATAATGTGGAAGGTCTTGCTATAGAACGGCTAAAACTCCTCTTTGGAGCAGATTATGCCAATGTGCAACCCCATTCTGGAACTCAGGCTAATATGGCGGTCTTCTTTGCAATTCTTAACCCGGGAGATACAATCCTTTCAATGAATCTTTCCCATGGTGGACACCTTTCCCACGGAGCTCCAATCAATTTTTCAGGCAAACTTTATAAAATTGTCCATTATGGGGTCTCAAAAGAGACAGAGACCCTTGATTATGATGAGATCCTTAAAATCGCCTTAATTGAAAAACCTAAGCTGATTATAGCTGGGGCCAGTGCCTATCCGAGAACTATAGATTTTGAGGCCTTTTATCATATTGCTCAAGCTGTGCGGGCCTATCTCATGGTAGATATGGCTCACATAGCAGGTTTAGTAGCAGCTGGTATTCACCCCTCTCCAGTTCCCTTTGCAGACTTTGTAACTTCAACTACGCATAAGACCCTGAGAGGCCCAAGAGGTGGTTTTATTCTCTGTAAAGAAAGATATGGGAAATTAATTGATAAAATAGTTTTCCCTGGCATTCAGGGAGGACCTCATATGAACATCATAGCTGCTAAAGCAGTCTGTTTCAAAGAGGCCCTTGAAGATGAGTTTAAAAGCTATCAACAACAGGTAGTAAAAAATGCCCAGACCTTAGCGCGGGTCTTTCAGCAAAGAGGCTTTAGAGTGGTTTCAGGAGGAACAGACAACCATTTAGTGCTTGTTGATGTCTCAAGTAAAGGTCTTACCGGGGCTGAAGCAGAAAAACTTTTAGAAGAGGCAGGCATCACAGTTAATAAAAACGCTATACCCTTTGATCCCTTACCTCCCAAGATAACAAGTGGTATTAGAATTGGGACTCCCGCCATAACTACAAGAGGATTAAAAGAAAAGGAGGTTGAGGAAGTTGCAGAGTGGATGTGCGAAATCTTAAAAAATCCAGAAAAGGAGACCCTTAGAAGGGAAATCCGGTCTAAAATTAAAGACCTCTGTATTAGATTTCCCTTTTATCGGAGATAA
- a CDS encoding sensor histidine kinase produces the protein MFKNRLSFLKSPLSILTFIFILLFSVFTFFQLIYFKHYLQQSIKTKVENTLSQVEGKLSDYVRFLENFYKIPFIPEFSELPESKGWLLDLVDFLEELFKREKFLNLAIFYQKDPFLSWNFKEKAFPFRECKNALYQEGNLIKAIHQTKIENKEYCIFMTLDVSYYQRAFLKYAFLTIFFYCVTLVMVMYLLYRFHRAEEKKKEAEKRLQAEKELALLGRMAATLAHELRNNLNNLFLLIQTSSMQESAEGLSQKRILEELKGLLNWTQEILLFHKDIQLQPQFFDPESLLLELKLMVANLSSGKITFEIENRVNELWGDPFWLKKSFENLIKNACEALTEGGHIKLTLAKRGDFYIAELYDSGKPIPLEIKDKIFEPFFSTKKEGFGLGLYLIKKIIEAHQGVVEIENLKEGGKIFHLKWKASA, from the coding sequence ATGTTTAAAAATAGACTCTCCTTTCTTAAATCCCCTTTAAGTATATTAACCTTCATTTTTATCCTTCTTTTTTCAGTCTTTACCTTTTTTCAACTTATCTATTTTAAACATTATCTACAGCAAAGCATAAAAACCAAAGTAGAAAATACTCTTAGTCAGGTTGAAGGAAAGCTCTCAGATTATGTAAGATTTTTGGAAAATTTTTATAAAATTCCCTTTATTCCAGAATTTTCTGAATTACCCGAGAGTAAAGGATGGCTTCTTGATTTAGTGGATTTTTTGGAAGAGCTTTTTAAAAGGGAAAAATTTCTTAATCTTGCTATTTTTTATCAAAAAGATCCTTTTCTGTCCTGGAATTTTAAAGAAAAGGCTTTCCCCTTCAGGGAGTGCAAAAACGCCCTTTACCAAGAGGGAAATCTTATAAAGGCCATACATCAAACTAAGATTGAAAACAAAGAATATTGTATTTTCATGACCTTAGATGTGTCCTATTATCAAAGGGCCTTTTTAAAATATGCCTTTCTTACTATCTTTTTTTATTGTGTAACTCTGGTTATGGTGATGTATTTGCTTTATCGTTTTCACAGGGCTGAAGAGAAAAAAAAGGAGGCTGAAAAAAGACTTCAGGCTGAAAAAGAGCTTGCCCTATTGGGAAGAATGGCTGCAACCCTTGCACATGAATTAAGAAATAATCTAAACAATCTTTTTTTGCTTATACAAACCTCTTCTATGCAAGAATCAGCGGAAGGACTTAGCCAGAAAAGGATTTTAGAAGAACTCAAAGGGCTCCTGAATTGGACACAGGAAATCCTCTTATTCCACAAAGATATTCAATTACAACCACAATTTTTTGACCCTGAAAGCCTTCTTCTGGAATTAAAATTAATGGTTGCCAATCTTTCTTCCGGAAAAATAACCTTTGAGATTGAAAACAGAGTCAATGAACTTTGGGGAGATCCCTTCTGGCTTAAAAAGTCCTTTGAAAATCTAATTAAAAATGCCTGTGAGGCCCTAACAGAAGGTGGACATATAAAATTAACCCTTGCCAAAAGAGGCGATTTTTATATAGCTGAACTTTATGATAGTGGCAAACCTATCCCCTTGGAAATTAAGGATAAAATTTTTGAACCCTTTTTCAGCACTAAAAAAGAGGGTTTTGGATTAGGATTATATCTGATAAAAAAAATCATTGAGGCTCATCAGGGAGTTGTTGAGATAGAAAATCTTAAAGAAGGTGGTAAAATTTTTCACCTTAAGTGGAAGGCTTCAGCATGA
- a CDS encoding sigma-54-dependent transcriptional regulator, with amino-acid sequence MKKENLLIIEDEKLQREILEDFLKKKGYHVLAVENLKEAEKILQGREINLILLDWRLPDGDGLSFLETLKSEYPLIPVIMITAFASIEHAVTAMKKGAYHYLAKPVNLEELLLLVERALNESKLTKEVYLLKERLKYLSREEFQKVEGIIAESPAMQKVLTLVNKVAETQAPVLITGESGTGKEVIAKLLHQLSPRHEGPFIKINCAAIPETLLEAELFGYEKGAFTGAIQSKPGLFELAEGGTLFLDEIGEMPLSLQAKLLRVLQDNTFRRLGSLRELTVNLRLVTATNRDLQKMIKDALFREDLYWRLNVINIHIPPLRERKEDILPLAKFFIEKFNKKYGKEVKELSKEALSALFQHSFPGNVRELENRIERGIILAEGAVLTREDLGLGEETSKKGWVGEDLWNLPLEEAVERLEKSRIKEAMEKAKGVKVRAAEILGITERMLRYKLEKYGLGG; translated from the coding sequence ATGAAAAAAGAAAATTTATTAATTATAGAAGATGAAAAATTACAGAGAGAGATCTTAGAAGATTTTCTCAAAAAAAAGGGCTATCATGTCCTTGCAGTAGAAAATCTAAAAGAGGCTGAAAAGATTTTACAGGGAAGGGAAATTAATCTTATCCTCCTTGATTGGAGACTTCCAGATGGAGACGGTTTAAGTTTTCTTGAGACCTTGAAAAGCGAATATCCATTGATTCCTGTCATTATGATTACAGCCTTTGCCAGCATTGAACATGCGGTAACAGCTATGAAAAAGGGGGCCTATCATTATTTAGCCAAACCAGTTAACCTTGAAGAACTTCTTTTATTGGTTGAAAGGGCATTGAATGAATCTAAGCTTACTAAGGAGGTTTATCTATTAAAGGAGAGATTGAAATATCTTTCTCGTGAAGAGTTCCAAAAAGTAGAAGGAATTATTGCTGAAAGTCCAGCTATGCAAAAGGTTTTGACCTTAGTTAACAAGGTAGCAGAAACTCAAGCCCCTGTCCTCATTACAGGAGAATCTGGGACAGGCAAAGAAGTCATTGCCAAGCTTCTTCATCAATTAAGCCCAAGACATGAAGGCCCTTTTATAAAAATTAATTGTGCAGCCATTCCTGAGACCCTTCTTGAGGCAGAGCTTTTTGGTTATGAAAAAGGTGCCTTTACAGGTGCAATTCAGTCTAAACCTGGACTTTTTGAATTAGCAGAGGGGGGAACTCTTTTCCTGGATGAGATTGGTGAGATGCCCCTTTCTCTACAGGCTAAACTTCTAAGGGTCTTGCAGGATAATACCTTTCGCAGACTTGGTAGCTTGCGGGAATTAACTGTTAATTTACGCTTGGTTACTGCAACTAACCGTGATCTTCAAAAAATGATTAAGGATGCACTTTTTAGGGAGGATCTTTACTGGAGATTGAATGTGATTAATATCCATATACCTCCCTTAAGAGAAAGAAAAGAGGATATTTTGCCGTTAGCAAAATTTTTTATAGAAAAGTTTAATAAAAAGTATGGAAAGGAGGTTAAGGAACTCTCTAAGGAGGCCCTTTCAGCCCTCTTTCAGCATTCCTTTCCCGGAAATGTGAGAGAACTGGAAAACCGCATAGAAAGAGGTATAATCTTAGCTGAGGGAGCGGTTCTTACCCGCGAAGATCTGGGTCTGGGTGAAGAAACTTCTAAAAAGGGATGGGTGGGTGAAGACCTCTGGAATCTTCCTTTAGAAGAAGCGGTTGAAAGGCTTGAGAAAAGTAGAATCAAAGAGGCTATGGAAAAAGCTAAAGGGGTAAAAGTAAGAGCAGCGGAAATCCTTGGAATTACAGAAAGGATGCTTCGTTACAAACTTGAGAAATATGGTCTGGGAGGATAA
- the porA gene encoding pyruvate ferredoxin oxidoreductase — protein MGKRVAKEVSIAVADAVAQCKVDVVSAYPITPQTHIVEHLADLVNNGELDAEYIPVESEHAAMSACIGAAATGARTFTSTAAQGLLFMYEMLPIASAFRLPIVMVIANRAISAPISIWNDHGDVMTMRDLGWIQTFAENGQEAVDLVYHAYRVAEKAMLPVAVNLDGFIVTHVVEPVELLDQELVDKYIPPLKMKHKLDPKKPITIGAIGVPEIYTEARKAQDEAFKASYKVVVKAWQEFEKISGRRYQPIETYKMEDAEVALVIMGSLAETAMNTVDALREKGKKVGLIRIRLWRPFPTQDFIKALGKVKAITVFDRALSHGATGGPVGIEVRSALYQSNKRPKVLNLIGALGGRDVTTEDFEELFDRTFSFIKAKPRFAYEIFGAKE, from the coding sequence ATGGGAAAAAGGGTAGCTAAGGAAGTTTCCATAGCGGTTGCTGATGCGGTGGCCCAATGTAAGGTAGATGTGGTCTCCGCTTATCCTATTACTCCACAGACCCACATTGTTGAGCACTTAGCAGATCTGGTCAATAATGGTGAGCTTGATGCAGAATACATACCTGTTGAGTCTGAACATGCTGCTATGAGTGCTTGCATTGGTGCAGCTGCAACAGGCGCCAGAACCTTTACCTCTACAGCCGCACAGGGCCTACTTTTTATGTATGAGATGTTACCAATTGCTTCAGCCTTTAGACTCCCCATTGTAATGGTTATAGCTAATCGAGCTATTTCCGCTCCCATCAGTATCTGGAATGACCATGGAGATGTTATGACCATGCGAGATCTTGGTTGGATTCAGACCTTTGCTGAAAATGGTCAGGAGGCAGTGGATCTTGTTTATCATGCCTATAGAGTAGCAGAAAAGGCTATGCTTCCAGTTGCTGTTAATTTAGATGGTTTTATTGTGACACATGTGGTTGAGCCAGTGGAGTTGCTTGATCAGGAGCTTGTAGATAAATATATCCCTCCTCTAAAAATGAAACATAAACTTGATCCCAAAAAACCTATTACCATTGGAGCTATTGGTGTTCCTGAAATTTATACTGAGGCCAGAAAGGCTCAAGATGAGGCTTTCAAGGCCTCTTACAAAGTAGTTGTTAAGGCCTGGCAGGAGTTTGAAAAAATTTCAGGTAGACGGTATCAGCCCATTGAGACTTATAAGATGGAGGATGCAGAAGTTGCCTTAGTGATAATGGGAAGTTTAGCTGAAACAGCTATGAATACTGTTGATGCCCTGAGGGAAAAGGGTAAAAAGGTCGGACTCATAAGAATTCGCCTTTGGAGGCCCTTTCCTACTCAGGATTTTATTAAAGCCCTTGGCAAGGTAAAAGCTATTACTGTCTTTGACAGGGCTCTGAGTCATGGAGCAACAGGAGGCCCTGTGGGAATAGAGGTAAGAAGTGCTCTCTATCAGTCAAATAAAAGACCCAAGGTGCTCAATCTGATCGGTGCTCTGGGAGGAAGAGATGTAACAACTGAGGATTTTGAAGAACTTTTTGACAGAACCTTTAGTTTTATAAAAGCCAAACCAAGGTTTGCATACGAAATTTTTGGAGCAAAGGAGTAG
- a CDS encoding FAD-binding oxidoreductase: MKLREPALKALKDLFGERLLLAEEDILPYGADASSLFFKPEVVVFPETKAEVSELLRLAESFNFPVVARGSGTSTTGSSLPVEGGMVVSFAKMNRILEIVPEERLARVEPGVLNGDLKNYLKKFGLFYPPDPASYAFSTIGGNVATGAGGPRGLKYGTTKDYVLSLEVALSGGKLLKTGPTTLKGVVPYNLTPLFVGSEGTLGLIVEIVLKLLPLPEKRKLYLVFSPVESKTLELITETLLKGLTPASAEFVDRTTLKVIKEKVEEKVRTDQILKTTESLLWVEFDGRIEEVKRDSGAFEIILEQKGLSFLSADKEEDIEALWEIRRGISPSLFKLGPKKIADDVVVPRRKMVEFLRYLRKLEEESGISIASFGHAGDGNFHVNLLFKEGEEERAKSIRENLLKKVLEFFGSISGEHGIGFSKRPYVVWELDPLQIELMKKLKALFDPKGLLNPHVKLP, translated from the coding sequence TTGAAGCTTAGAGAACCTGCTCTTAAAGCTCTAAAAGATTTATTTGGTGAAAGACTTCTTTTAGCTGAAGAAGATATTTTGCCTTATGGGGCTGATGCCTCCTCTCTTTTTTTTAAACCAGAGGTAGTTGTATTTCCTGAGACCAAGGCAGAAGTTTCAGAGCTTCTCAGGCTTGCAGAAAGCTTTAATTTTCCTGTTGTTGCCCGTGGTAGTGGGACATCAACTACAGGTAGTTCTCTACCTGTTGAGGGAGGTATGGTTGTCTCCTTTGCAAAGATGAATCGTATCCTTGAGATTGTGCCAGAAGAGCGTTTAGCTCGGGTTGAACCAGGGGTTTTAAATGGTGATCTTAAAAATTATCTTAAAAAATTTGGCCTCTTTTATCCACCGGATCCAGCAAGCTATGCCTTTTCAACAATCGGGGGTAATGTAGCAACAGGGGCAGGAGGTCCTCGGGGTTTAAAATATGGCACAACCAAGGACTATGTTCTTTCCTTAGAGGTAGCGCTTTCTGGTGGAAAACTTTTAAAAACTGGCCCTACAACTTTAAAAGGAGTTGTGCCTTATAACCTTACCCCTCTTTTTGTAGGATCTGAAGGCACCTTAGGCCTTATAGTGGAAATAGTCTTAAAACTTTTGCCCTTGCCTGAAAAGAGAAAACTTTACCTTGTTTTTTCCCCTGTTGAATCCAAAACTCTGGAACTTATTACTGAAACCCTTTTAAAGGGTCTGACTCCAGCCTCAGCGGAATTTGTAGATAGGACAACCTTAAAGGTAATAAAAGAGAAAGTAGAGGAAAAAGTTAGAACTGACCAGATTTTGAAAACCACAGAAAGTCTGCTTTGGGTTGAATTTGATGGCCGAATAGAGGAGGTTAAAAGGGATTCAGGGGCCTTTGAAATTATTCTTGAACAAAAAGGTTTATCCTTTTTATCTGCAGATAAAGAGGAGGATATTGAAGCTTTATGGGAAATAAGAAGAGGCATTTCTCCCTCCCTTTTCAAACTTGGACCTAAAAAGATAGCAGATGATGTGGTTGTTCCCAGAAGGAAAATGGTTGAATTTTTAAGGTATTTACGAAAATTAGAGGAGGAATCAGGGATATCTATAGCCAGTTTTGGCCATGCTGGAGATGGTAATTTCCATGTGAATTTACTTTTCAAAGAAGGAGAAGAAGAAAGGGCTAAATCTATTCGAGAAAACCTTCTAAAAAAGGTCCTTGAATTTTTTGGGAGTATATCAGGTGAACACGGAATTGGTTTTTCAAAAAGACCTTATGTTGTCTGGGAACTTGATCCCTTACAAATTGAATTAATGAAAAAACTTAAGGCTCTCTTTGATCCTAAGGGACTCCTTAATCCCCATGTAAAGCTTCCATGA
- a CDS encoding 4Fe-4S binding protein — protein sequence MLKDQGLMSWKELAPGMYILEPGNSVKFKTGDWKSHKPVLDKEKCIKCGQCYLMCPEPAYEENEEGYFICNLNYCKGCGICAAICPKGAITMVLEEA from the coding sequence ATGCTAAAAGATCAAGGACTGATGAGTTGGAAAGAGCTTGCACCAGGCATGTATATTTTGGAGCCTGGGAACTCGGTCAAATTCAAAACAGGTGATTGGAAGTCCCATAAGCCTGTGCTTGACAAAGAAAAGTGTATTAAGTGTGGTCAGTGTTATCTTATGTGTCCTGAGCCTGCCTATGAAGAGAATGAAGAAGGATATTTTATTTGTAATTTAAATTATTGTAAAGGCTGTGGAATCTGTGCAGCTATTTGCCCCAAAGGGGCTATTACTATGGTTTTAGAGGAGGCCTAA